One Microbacterium sp. W4I20 DNA window includes the following coding sequences:
- the pth gene encoding aminoacyl-tRNA hydrolase, giving the protein MSSTWLVVGLGNPGPRYESTRHNIGQMVVDEIATRRGESFREHKGGARVVDTWLRPGADKLVLAKPNSFMNVSGTPVAALARFYSVPPEQVVVVHDELDIPFDTVKLKIGGGHGGHNGVRDIARALTTPEFPRVRVGIGRPVGRQDPADWVLSPFGKEERPNLPILVSDAADAVELLVAEGLLAAQQKHHAPR; this is encoded by the coding sequence ATGTCATCCACCTGGCTGGTGGTGGGCCTGGGCAATCCCGGCCCCCGCTACGAGAGCACCCGCCACAACATCGGTCAGATGGTCGTCGACGAGATCGCGACACGTCGCGGTGAGAGTTTCCGCGAGCACAAGGGCGGCGCACGCGTCGTCGATACCTGGCTTCGCCCGGGTGCCGACAAGCTCGTGCTCGCGAAGCCGAACAGCTTCATGAACGTCTCGGGCACTCCGGTGGCAGCTCTGGCGCGGTTCTACTCGGTGCCGCCGGAGCAGGTCGTCGTGGTGCACGACGAGCTCGACATCCCGTTCGACACGGTCAAGCTGAAGATCGGCGGCGGACACGGAGGCCACAACGGCGTCCGTGACATCGCGCGCGCGCTCACGACGCCCGAGTTCCCGCGCGTGCGCGTCGGCATCGGGCGTCCGGTCGGCCGTCAGGACCCCGCCGACTGGGTGCTCTCGCCGTTCGGCAAGGAGGAGCGTCCGAACCTGCCGATCCTGGTCTCAGACGCCGCCGACGCGGTCGAACTCCTCGTCGCCGAGGGGTTGCTCGCCGCGCAGCAGAAACACCACGCGCCGCGCTGA
- the trpS gene encoding tryptophan--tRNA ligase, giving the protein MTKPRLYSGMQPSADSLQIGNYIGALLQWRDLQNSYDAYFSVVDLHALTQPNDPAELREKTRRTAAQYIAAGIEPSKSTLYVQSHVRAHAELAWILSTITGFGEANRMTQFKDKSARYGQDSTSVGLFTYPVLMAADILLYQTDVVPVGDDQKQHVELTRDLAERFNTRYGQTFTVPMPVIQKETARIYDLQNPTSKMSKSSESDAGVLWMLDDPAKSAKKVMRAVTDTEGSVRFDRENKPGVSNLLTIYAALSGRQVASIEDEYAGRGYGDFKKGLAEVVVSEFEPVRARALELLDDPAELDRILAENAGRADAVADATLSDVYDRVGLLRRV; this is encoded by the coding sequence GTGACGAAACCTCGCCTGTACTCCGGAATGCAGCCCTCCGCCGACTCCCTTCAGATCGGCAACTACATCGGCGCGCTCCTGCAGTGGCGGGATCTTCAGAACTCCTACGACGCGTACTTCTCGGTTGTGGACCTGCATGCCCTCACGCAGCCGAACGATCCAGCAGAGCTTCGCGAGAAGACGCGACGCACCGCCGCGCAGTACATCGCGGCGGGCATCGAGCCGTCGAAGTCGACGCTGTACGTGCAATCGCACGTGCGCGCGCACGCCGAGCTGGCCTGGATCCTCAGCACCATCACGGGCTTCGGCGAAGCGAACCGGATGACGCAGTTCAAGGACAAGTCGGCCCGCTACGGGCAGGACTCCACGAGCGTCGGTCTGTTCACGTATCCGGTGCTCATGGCCGCGGATATCCTGCTGTACCAGACCGACGTGGTGCCGGTGGGCGACGATCAGAAGCAGCACGTCGAGCTCACTCGGGATCTCGCCGAGCGCTTCAACACCCGCTACGGTCAGACCTTCACGGTGCCGATGCCGGTCATCCAGAAGGAGACCGCGCGCATCTACGACCTGCAGAACCCGACGTCGAAGATGTCGAAGTCCTCGGAGAGCGATGCGGGCGTGCTCTGGATGCTCGACGACCCGGCGAAGTCGGCCAAGAAGGTCATGCGGGCCGTGACCGACACCGAGGGATCCGTGCGCTTCGACCGGGAGAACAAGCCCGGCGTCTCGAACCTGCTCACGATCTACGCGGCCCTCTCGGGTCGTCAGGTCGCGTCGATCGAAGACGAGTACGCGGGGCGCGGCTACGGCGACTTCAAGAAGGGCCTCGCCGAGGTGGTGGTGAGCGAGTTCGAGCCCGTGCGCGCACGGGCGCTCGAGCTGCTCGACGACCCCGCCGAGCTCGATCGCATCCTGGCCGAGAACGCCGGGCGAGCAGATGCCGTCGCCGACGCGACCCTGTCGGATGTGTACGACCGCGTGGGGCTGCTCCGCCGCGTCTGA
- a CDS encoding SRPBCC family protein yields MMLAPRTARTPGRRDRALYVEILIDAPIETVWELTQDPEQHARWDGRFTAIRPRRRREDGAQEFTYELDLGIHTIRGTGVSLGDKHGRQGERTSALAFDTSDRLSPLGPGRGYWRYIPTSEGVRFLTGYDYAPGWGWAGRVLDPLVTRPFVWWLTAWSFDRLRLWAEDGVPPEETRWWRSLLPGRRPRARARRCLSRPASTGGRTIMQHAPASLAVVSP; encoded by the coding sequence ATGATGCTCGCCCCTCGGACCGCACGGACACCCGGGCGCCGCGATCGCGCTCTCTATGTCGAGATCCTCATCGATGCCCCGATCGAGACGGTCTGGGAGCTCACCCAGGATCCCGAGCAGCACGCACGCTGGGACGGCCGGTTCACGGCGATCCGCCCGAGGCGGCGGCGGGAGGATGGAGCGCAGGAGTTCACCTACGAGCTGGACCTCGGCATCCACACCATCCGCGGCACCGGCGTCTCGCTGGGTGACAAGCACGGGCGGCAGGGGGAGCGCACCTCCGCTCTCGCCTTCGACACCTCTGACCGGCTCTCGCCGCTGGGGCCAGGACGAGGGTACTGGCGCTACATCCCCACCTCCGAGGGAGTGCGCTTCCTCACCGGCTACGACTACGCGCCGGGGTGGGGCTGGGCGGGCCGGGTCCTCGATCCGCTCGTGACCCGTCCGTTCGTGTGGTGGCTCACGGCCTGGAGCTTCGATCGGCTCCGACTCTGGGCGGAGGACGGCGTTCCGCCGGAGGAGACGCGATGGTGGCGGTCGCTCCTTCCCGGACGGCGGCCGCGCGCTCGTGCCCGGCGGTGCCTGTCGCGTCCGGCCAGCACCGGCGGACGCACCATCATGCAGCACGCGCCGGCATCCCTCGCGGTGGTGAGTCCGTGA
- a CDS encoding DUF4166 domain-containing protein: protein MSPAPGVFERALGADFARLHPQMQRRFGVGVEAGYGCVGRGVMTEIRRGPWWTLPFLAIGTMRNIMFPERGRNIPFQIDNFAYIDSLGRETVTFVRTMTMRPGRRRRFDATMIYSPARGRIVDYLGTHQHLAVDLDLAVTEDGGLRLTSGEQRFYEGPVAFRFPMLFSGRARLVERFDDEQGCFVIDLEVHNDVLGFLFGYRGSFQCEFPDGTAMPETAKPVREEVRE from the coding sequence GTGAGCCCCGCTCCCGGGGTGTTCGAGCGCGCGCTCGGTGCCGACTTCGCGCGCCTGCATCCGCAGATGCAGCGGCGGTTCGGGGTGGGCGTCGAGGCGGGATACGGCTGCGTGGGCCGCGGCGTCATGACCGAGATCCGGCGCGGGCCGTGGTGGACGCTCCCGTTCCTCGCGATCGGCACCATGCGGAACATCATGTTCCCCGAGCGCGGGCGGAACATCCCTTTCCAGATCGACAACTTCGCCTACATCGACAGCCTCGGGCGGGAGACCGTGACGTTCGTGCGGACGATGACGATGCGACCGGGCCGGCGTCGCCGATTCGACGCGACGATGATCTACAGCCCCGCGCGCGGGAGGATCGTCGACTACCTCGGAACGCACCAGCACCTCGCGGTGGACCTCGACCTGGCTGTCACGGAGGACGGCGGACTGCGGTTGACGTCGGGCGAGCAGCGCTTCTACGAAGGACCGGTCGCCTTCCGATTCCCGATGCTGTTCAGCGGACGCGCGAGGCTGGTCGAGCGATTCGACGACGAGCAGGGATGCTTCGTCATCGACCTCGAGGTGCACAACGACGTGCTGGGCTTCCTGTTCGGTTACCGGGGGAGTTTCCAGTGCGAGTTCCCCGACGGCACCGCGATGCCGGAGACCGCCAAACCCGTCCGCGAGGAGGTGCGGGAGTGA
- a CDS encoding DUF4166 domain-containing protein: protein MSARGEVFLTALGAEAERLHPEILAQLRAPAAAETAEGVFAVAGSRFGRLGALALPVVGPRMLVTRHARDVPFILRTRPGRTEDGRATLDTIREFRFPGATQFITDRLTESVVPGLVRNVLGARGRVELIEECSVTDRGALRMRTKRVALRLWGRRFALRGILGISVDLEDGWDETHRRRTIDMRARNPLFGTVLEYRGWYRHLEETDEPNIA, encoded by the coding sequence GTGAGTGCGCGAGGTGAGGTCTTCCTGACGGCGCTCGGCGCCGAGGCGGAGCGTCTGCACCCGGAGATCCTGGCGCAGTTGCGAGCGCCCGCTGCTGCCGAGACCGCGGAGGGTGTCTTCGCCGTCGCGGGAAGCCGATTCGGTCGGCTCGGCGCGCTGGCGCTGCCCGTCGTCGGACCTCGGATGCTGGTGACACGACACGCACGGGATGTGCCGTTCATCCTCCGAACCCGTCCGGGGCGCACCGAGGACGGCCGCGCGACTCTCGACACGATCCGGGAGTTCCGCTTCCCCGGCGCGACGCAGTTCATCACCGACCGGCTCACCGAGAGCGTGGTGCCCGGTCTCGTCCGCAACGTGCTCGGTGCGCGGGGCCGGGTGGAACTCATCGAGGAGTGCAGCGTGACGGATCGGGGCGCACTGCGGATGCGGACGAAACGGGTGGCGCTGCGCCTGTGGGGTCGCCGGTTCGCACTGCGCGGCATCCTGGGCATCTCCGTCGACCTGGAGGACGGCTGGGATGAGACTCATCGACGCCGCACGATCGACATGCGCGCCCGAAACCCGCTGTTCGGCACCGTGCTGGAGTATCGCGGCTGGTACCGTCACCTCGAGGAGACGGATGAACCGAACATCGCGTGA
- a CDS encoding exodeoxyribonuclease III — MPHLRIATVNVNGIRAAARNGMSSWLDAADIDILTLQEVRGQDEHIEAALPGWSFVHDEATAKGRAGVAIASRTPALTSRTALGPDDFDSKGRWIEADFVIGDRPLTVVSAYVHSGEADTPKQDEKWKFLDAFGARLAELGADDALALVTGDLNVGHRELDIKNWRGNRKKAGFLPRERAYFDRFLGEADSPVTGVDGSVGPGLGWVDVGRRFHGEVDGPYTWWSMRGQAFDNDSGWRIDYHLATPALAERVQTYQVARAVAYDQRWSDHAPVVVDYTY; from the coding sequence ATGCCTCATCTGCGTATCGCCACGGTCAATGTCAACGGGATCCGGGCGGCGGCTCGCAACGGGATGAGCTCATGGCTCGACGCCGCAGACATCGACATCCTCACTCTCCAGGAGGTTCGCGGGCAGGACGAACATATCGAAGCGGCGCTTCCCGGGTGGTCGTTCGTGCACGACGAGGCCACGGCCAAGGGCCGCGCCGGCGTCGCGATCGCCAGCCGCACGCCCGCTCTGACGTCGCGCACCGCCCTCGGTCCCGATGACTTCGACTCGAAGGGCCGCTGGATCGAAGCCGATTTCGTGATCGGCGATCGTCCGCTCACCGTCGTGAGCGCGTATGTGCACTCCGGCGAGGCCGACACCCCCAAGCAGGACGAGAAATGGAAGTTCCTCGACGCGTTCGGCGCACGCCTGGCCGAGCTCGGGGCTGACGACGCCCTGGCGCTCGTGACCGGCGACCTGAACGTCGGCCACCGCGAGCTCGACATCAAGAACTGGCGCGGCAACCGCAAGAAGGCGGGTTTCCTACCTCGCGAGCGCGCCTATTTCGACCGTTTCCTCGGCGAAGCGGATTCTCCGGTCACCGGGGTCGACGGCTCGGTGGGCCCCGGCCTGGGCTGGGTCGACGTGGGCCGTCGGTTCCACGGCGAAGTCGACGGTCCGTACACGTGGTGGTCCATGCGCGGCCAGGCGTTCGACAACGACTCCGGCTGGCGCATCGACTACCACCTGGCCACGCCCGCCCTTGCCGAACGCGTGCAGACGTACCAGGTCGCCCGCGCTGTCGCCTACGACCAGCGATGGAGCGACCACGCGCCGGTCGTGGTCGATTACACCTACTGA
- a CDS encoding YihY/virulence factor BrkB family protein: MSDPAGASTERGRLDAAVERATALTHQTLALFPVRVWRHFLQHNGFLLAAGVSYQALFAIFAAIYLAFAIAGLWLGGSTAAVAGIIDLINRYIPNLIRDPGGVFTPAQVQEIAANTTGVLSITGLIALGAVIWTAIGWVTFSRRATRDIFGLPPDLRSYVLLKARDLLAALIFGVALIAGSILSSASAAVLTWMLSLLGWDAGSDGLNLSIRIGTVLVSFVLLSTALAAMVRFLTGTSLRGSTIWPGALLGGGAMTILQFGAGFLLSYTPTNPLLATFAIFVGLLLWFRVNGVVMLVASSWIAVTAQDRDLPLLAQTEAERRSAEHRTLLLAARIRVREADAARRNAPWYRAWQAGRTVKEASAELAALEASTPAESENVRARL, encoded by the coding sequence GTGTCTGATCCTGCTGGCGCTTCCACCGAGCGCGGTCGCCTCGATGCGGCCGTCGAACGCGCGACCGCGCTGACGCATCAGACCCTCGCCCTGTTCCCGGTGCGCGTCTGGCGTCATTTCCTGCAGCACAACGGATTCCTCCTCGCCGCGGGAGTGAGCTACCAGGCGCTCTTCGCCATCTTCGCCGCGATCTACCTCGCCTTCGCCATCGCCGGGCTCTGGCTCGGCGGCAGCACCGCTGCGGTCGCCGGCATCATCGATCTCATCAACAGGTACATCCCCAACCTGATCCGGGATCCGGGCGGCGTGTTCACGCCCGCGCAGGTGCAGGAGATCGCCGCGAACACCACCGGAGTCCTGAGCATCACCGGCCTGATCGCGCTCGGCGCCGTGATCTGGACCGCGATCGGCTGGGTGACCTTCTCGCGCCGGGCCACCAGGGACATCTTCGGTCTGCCGCCCGATCTGCGCAGCTACGTGCTGTTGAAGGCGCGAGACCTGCTCGCCGCACTGATCTTCGGTGTCGCGCTGATCGCCGGTTCGATACTCAGTTCGGCCAGCGCTGCCGTGCTGACATGGATGCTGAGCCTGCTCGGCTGGGATGCCGGATCGGATGGGCTGAACCTCAGCATCCGCATCGGTACCGTCCTGGTCTCCTTCGTGCTGCTCTCCACGGCCCTCGCGGCGATGGTGCGCTTCCTCACCGGCACCTCGCTGCGCGGGAGCACCATCTGGCCGGGCGCGCTTCTGGGCGGCGGCGCGATGACCATCCTGCAGTTCGGTGCGGGTTTCCTGCTGAGCTACACCCCGACCAACCCCCTGCTCGCCACGTTCGCGATCTTCGTGGGTCTCCTGCTGTGGTTCCGCGTCAACGGCGTCGTGATGCTGGTGGCGTCCTCCTGGATCGCCGTCACCGCACAGGACCGTGATCTGCCGCTGCTCGCACAGACCGAGGCGGAGCGTCGTTCGGCAGAGCATCGGACGCTGCTGCTGGCCGCACGCATCCGCGTGCGAGAGGCGGACGCAGCCCGGCGCAACGCGCCGTGGTACCGCGCCTGGCAGGCGGGGCGGACCGTGAAAGAGGCGAGCGCCGAACTCGCAGCGCTCGAAGCCTCGACGCCGGCCGAATCGGAGAATGTCCGAGCCCGCCTCTAG
- a CDS encoding succinate dehydrogenase iron-sulfur subunit produces the protein MSTAIAESPADTAEETAIQSFIVTFNIRRFDPEVDSEPHWVDYDVELYSTDRVLDALHKIKWEVDGSLSFRRSCAHGICGSDAMRINGRNRLACKTLIKDLDISKPIYVEAIKGLPLEKDLIVDMEPFFASYREVQPFLVANSVPEKGKERVQTIADREIFDDTTKCILCAACTSSCPVFWTDGQYFGPAAIVNAHRFIFDSRDDNAAVRLDILNDKEGVWRCRTTFNCSEACPRGIEVTKAIAEVKQAVLRGRP, from the coding sequence ATGTCCACCGCCATCGCCGAGTCCCCCGCGGACACCGCTGAAGAGACCGCGATCCAGTCGTTCATCGTCACCTTCAACATCCGCCGGTTCGACCCCGAGGTCGACTCCGAGCCGCACTGGGTCGACTACGACGTGGAGCTCTACTCCACGGACCGCGTCCTGGACGCGCTGCACAAGATCAAGTGGGAGGTCGACGGGTCGCTGAGCTTCCGGCGCTCCTGCGCCCACGGCATCTGCGGCTCCGACGCCATGCGCATCAACGGCCGCAACCGCCTCGCCTGCAAGACGCTGATCAAGGACCTCGACATCTCGAAGCCGATCTACGTCGAGGCGATCAAGGGTCTTCCGCTCGAGAAGGACCTGATCGTCGACATGGAGCCGTTCTTCGCCTCCTACCGCGAGGTGCAGCCGTTCCTCGTCGCGAACTCCGTGCCGGAGAAGGGCAAGGAGCGGGTCCAGACCATCGCCGACCGCGAGATCTTCGACGACACCACCAAGTGCATCCTGTGCGCGGCGTGCACCTCGTCGTGCCCCGTGTTCTGGACCGACGGGCAGTACTTCGGCCCCGCGGCGATCGTGAACGCGCACCGCTTCATCTTCGACTCCCGCGACGACAACGCGGCGGTCCGCCTCGACATCCTCAACGACAAGGAAGGCGTCTGGCGCTGCCGCACCACCTTCAACTGCTCCGAGGCGTGCCCGCGTGGCATCGAGGTCACCAAGGCCATCGCCGAGGTCAAGCAGGCGGTTCTCCGCGGCCGTCCCTGA
- the sdhA gene encoding succinate dehydrogenase flavoprotein subunit, with product MTTDTQDSVVRDGVHYHQFDIVIVGAGGAGMRAAIEAGSGANTAVISKLYPTRSHTGAAQGGMAAALANVEEDSWEWHTFDTVKGGDYLVDQDAAEILAKEAIDAVIDLENMGLPFNRTPEGKIDQRRFGGHTAEHGKTPVRRACYAADRTGHMILQTLFQNCVKLGINFFNEFYVLDLLTVKDADGKTQVSGVVAYDLSTGELHVFQAKAVIFATGGFGKIFKTTSNAHTLTGDGVGIVWRKGLPLEDLEFFQFHPTGLAGLGILLTEGARGEGAILRNASGERFMERYAPTIKDLAPRDIVARCMVQEVAEGRGAGPHKDYVLLDCTHLGAEVLETKLPDITEFARTYLGVDPVVEPVPVMPTAHYAMGGIPTNNDAEVLADNDTVVPGLYAAGECACVSVHGANRLGTNSLLDINVFGKRAGRKAVEYVKTAEFVPLPENPAGFVSGMLEGLRNNQGTERIAVLRKALQDEMDKGAQVFRTHESLEHVLGVIKELRDRYMNVHVDDKGQRFNTDLLEAVELGFLLDIAEVVVYAAQNRQESRGGHMRDDFPKRDDEKYMKHTMAYLTGDPHSSTPSDHIKLDWKPVVFTKNEQGEFNYPPMERKY from the coding sequence GTGACTACCGATACCCAGGATTCCGTCGTTCGCGACGGCGTGCACTACCACCAGTTCGACATCGTGATCGTGGGTGCGGGCGGTGCCGGCATGCGCGCGGCGATCGAGGCCGGCTCCGGCGCGAACACCGCGGTGATCTCGAAGCTGTACCCCACGCGTTCGCACACCGGTGCAGCGCAGGGCGGTATGGCGGCGGCCCTCGCGAACGTCGAGGAGGACTCCTGGGAGTGGCACACCTTCGACACCGTCAAGGGCGGCGACTACCTCGTCGACCAGGACGCGGCGGAGATCCTGGCGAAGGAAGCCATCGACGCGGTCATCGACCTCGAGAACATGGGTCTCCCGTTCAACCGCACGCCCGAGGGCAAGATCGACCAGCGGCGCTTCGGCGGCCACACCGCCGAGCACGGCAAGACCCCGGTGCGTCGCGCCTGCTACGCGGCCGACCGCACCGGACACATGATCCTGCAGACGCTGTTCCAGAACTGCGTGAAGCTCGGCATCAACTTCTTCAACGAGTTCTACGTGCTCGACCTGCTGACGGTGAAGGACGCCGACGGCAAGACGCAGGTCTCCGGCGTCGTGGCCTATGACCTGTCGACCGGTGAGCTGCACGTGTTCCAGGCCAAGGCCGTGATCTTCGCGACCGGCGGCTTCGGCAAGATCTTCAAGACGACCTCCAACGCGCACACTCTCACCGGCGACGGCGTCGGCATCGTCTGGCGCAAGGGTCTCCCCCTCGAGGACCTCGAGTTCTTCCAGTTCCACCCGACCGGCCTCGCCGGGCTCGGCATCCTTCTCACCGAAGGTGCGCGAGGCGAGGGCGCGATCCTGCGCAACGCCTCGGGTGAGCGCTTCATGGAGCGTTACGCCCCGACGATCAAGGACCTCGCTCCGCGTGACATCGTCGCCCGCTGCATGGTCCAGGAGGTCGCCGAAGGCCGCGGCGCCGGTCCGCACAAGGACTACGTGCTCCTCGACTGCACGCACCTCGGTGCGGAGGTGCTCGAGACCAAGCTGCCCGACATCACGGAGTTCGCCCGCACGTATCTGGGCGTCGACCCCGTCGTCGAGCCGGTGCCCGTGATGCCGACCGCGCACTACGCGATGGGCGGCATCCCCACGAACAACGACGCCGAGGTCCTCGCCGACAACGACACCGTCGTGCCCGGTCTCTACGCCGCCGGCGAGTGCGCCTGCGTCTCGGTGCACGGCGCCAACCGTCTGGGCACCAACTCGCTGCTCGACATCAACGTCTTCGGCAAGCGCGCCGGCCGCAAGGCCGTCGAGTACGTCAAGACCGCAGAGTTCGTGCCGCTGCCGGAGAACCCGGCCGGCTTCGTCTCAGGAATGCTCGAGGGCCTGCGCAACAACCAGGGCACCGAGCGCATCGCGGTCCTCCGCAAAGCCCTGCAGGACGAGATGGACAAGGGCGCGCAGGTGTTCCGCACCCACGAGTCGCTCGAGCACGTCCTCGGCGTCATCAAGGAGCTGCGCGACCGCTACATGAACGTGCACGTCGACGACAAGGGCCAGCGGTTCAACACCGACCTGCTCGAGGCCGTCGAGCTCGGCTTCCTCCTCGACATCGCCGAGGTCGTCGTCTACGCGGCGCAGAACCGTCAGGAGAGCCGCGGCGGTCACATGCGCGACGACTTCCCGAAGCGTGACGACGAGAAGTACATGAAGCACACCATGGCCTACCTCACCGGCGACCCGCACTCGTCGACCCCGAGCGACCACATCAAGCTCGACTGGAAGCCGGTCGTGTTCACCAAGAACGAGCAGGGCGAGTTCAACTACCCGCCGATGGAGAGGAAGTACTGA
- a CDS encoding succinate dehydrogenase hydrophobic membrane anchor subunit — protein MATQTVDAPVRRQRRFNLEKWGWIFMRLSGLVLVVLIFGHLFINLMVGEGIHALDFAFIAGKFATPFWQWWDVLMLWLALIHGGNGMRTIVNDYVTTEKARKALVWAIGLAAGLLIILGTLVVFTFDPCLGVTEDSTLWTECAALVGN, from the coding sequence ATGGCCACGCAGACCGTCGACGCTCCGGTGCGCCGTCAGCGCAGGTTCAACCTCGAGAAGTGGGGATGGATCTTCATGCGGCTGTCGGGCCTCGTGCTCGTCGTGCTGATCTTCGGGCACCTCTTCATCAACCTGATGGTCGGCGAGGGCATCCACGCCCTCGACTTCGCCTTCATCGCCGGTAAGTTCGCCACCCCGTTCTGGCAGTGGTGGGACGTGCTGATGCTGTGGCTCGCGCTGATCCACGGCGGCAACGGCATGCGAACGATCGTCAACGATTACGTGACCACCGAGAAGGCACGCAAGGCGCTCGTCTGGGCCATCGGCCTGGCCGCCGGCCTCCTCATCATCCTCGGCACGCTCGTCGTGTTCACGTTCGACCCGTGCCTGGGCGTCACAGAGGACAGCACCCTCTGGACCGAATGCGCCGCGCTGGTCGGGAACTGA
- the sdhC gene encoding succinate dehydrogenase, cytochrome b556 subunit, with amino-acid sequence MSTSARLTPSISETTSKTPRGTLYRGREGMWSWVLHRITGVAIFFFLLVHVLDTALIRVSPEAYNAVIGTYKNPVMALGEVVLVAGIVFHAMNGLRIIAIDFWSKGAKYQRQLFWGVLAVWVVIMAGFVPRHLMLAFAGFGGGH; translated from the coding sequence GTGTCCACAAGCGCTCGCTTGACACCGTCGATTTCGGAAACCACTTCCAAGACTCCTCGCGGCACCCTCTACCGGGGTCGCGAAGGCATGTGGTCGTGGGTGCTTCATCGCATCACCGGAGTCGCCATCTTCTTCTTCCTGTTGGTGCACGTGCTCGACACGGCGCTGATCAGGGTGTCGCCGGAGGCGTACAACGCCGTCATCGGCACATACAAGAACCCGGTCATGGCGCTCGGCGAGGTCGTGCTCGTGGCGGGCATCGTCTTCCACGCCATGAACGGTCTGCGCATCATCGCGATCGACTTCTGGTCGAAGGGCGCCAAGTACCAGCGCCAGCTGTTCTGGGGCGTCCTGGCTGTCTGGGTCGTCATCATGGCAGGCTTCGTGCCCCGGCACCTGATGCTCGCGTTCGCCGGCTTCGGAGGAGGACACTGA